A stretch of Fusarium poae strain DAOMC 252244 chromosome 2, whole genome shotgun sequence DNA encodes these proteins:
- the PCA2 gene encoding putative proteasome subunit alpha type-2 (MEROPS:MER0004996~BUSCO:42054at5125), with amino-acid sequence MADRYSFSLTTFSPSGKLVQIEYALNAVNQGITALGIKATNGIVIATEKKSSSPLADQSSLSKISDITPNIGMVYSGMGPDYRVLVDRARKVSHTEYKRIYNEYPPTRILVQDVARVMQEATQSAGVRPYGVSLLIAGWDEGIEPEDEEKTSLEDSEDKKVNRKTGGIHKGGPMLYQVDPSGSYYPWKATAIGKSATKAKTFLEKRYSEELELEDAIHIALLTLKDNIEGEMNGDTIEIGIVGAPADHLLGLEGVEGAVGPRFRKLTPQEIEDYLTSL; translated from the exons ATGGCTGATCGTTACTCCTTCTCTCTCACAACCTTCTCCCCCAG CGGAAAGCTGGTACAGATAG AGTATGCACTCAATGCTGTAAACCAGGGTATCACTGCCCTTGGCATCAAAG CTACCAACGGTATTGTCATTGCCACCGAAAAGAAGTCATCATCTCCTCTCGCCGACCAGAGCTCCCTCTCCAAGATCAGCGACATCACCCCCAACATTGGCATGGTATACTCCGGCATGGGCCCCGACTACCGAGTATTGGTGGACCGAGCACGCAAGGTTTCGCATACCGAGTACAAGCGCATCTACAACGAGTACCCCCCTACCAGAATATTGGTGCAGGACGTCGCCCGAGTTATGCAGGAGGCCACCCAGTCAGCCGGTGTACGACCTTATGGAGTCAGTCTCTTGATTGCTGGTTGGGACGAGGGCATTGAGCCCGAGGATGAGGAAAAGACCTCTCTGGAGGATAGCGAGGACAAGAAGGTCAACAGAAAGACCGGAGGCATTCACAAGGGAGGCCCTATGCTGTACCAAGTCGACCCCTCTGGTAGTTACTACCCATGGAAGGCCACAGCCATTGGCAAGAGTGCAACCAAGGCCAAGACCTTTTTGGAGAAGCGATACTCGGAAGAacttgagcttgaggatgCCATCCACATTGCTCTGTTGACCTTGAAGGACAACATTGAGGGCGAGATGAACGGTGACACCATCGAGATTG GTATTGTTGGTGCCCCCGCAGACCACCTTTTGGGTCTCGAGGGCGTCGAGGGGGCTGTCGGACCCCGTTTCAGAAAGCTGACCCCTCAAGAGATTGAGGATTACCTGACGAGTCTATGA
- a CDS encoding hypothetical protein (TransMembrane:3 (i163-184o231-252i273-296o)~BUSCO:35474at5125~CAZy:GT34) codes for MDARPTWDWSSVGDNSAPHEPEPEPRRSSQYAWTPQAGTASREETSPSPQQEPQPAPGNRRYGTRTCRICFDAEEPKFPDQSTTFGIQTGSSRPTYVSDDPELGRLLSPCKCKGSQKYVHEGCLNAWRLANPMEARNYWQCPTCKFTYRISRLHWGSVLSSKWAQVGLTLCCCILSIFMLGFIADPLFDLWSDPIGTLGETVTSVVTDIEALRRPPPPEPTSWIEHFTKGFFSLGIVGLFKTMFTVNPFHWWQLRNSGVAGGGRRGGTGRNRVENISLIFVLIGAFTFLMGIWKFVQKLSARILKNVSDRVVDIGEDDDDEDESVVGLLYLLLGSKSGSPYREHVPSGNPPVVVVTVSDYSEYSTSYLESIRNNREQYAKRHGYEAMVVKVSDYDTGESPKSWAKIMAMRHALSKYPDATYVWFLDQNAYIMELDKTLEEQVMEPATLESLMIRDWSVVPPDSIIKTFSHLKGQDVNLVISQDEVGLVTNSYVLKNGDWAKFFIETWMDPLYRSYNFEKAERHALEHIVQWHPTILSKLTLVPQRTIASYGRNKEGNAYRDGDFVTLMVDCTVTGQASCDKMSHVYQQQLRKKFGNEVA; via the exons ATGGATGCGCGTCCTACTTGGGATTGGTCCTCGGTAGGAGACAATTCTGCTCCTCATGAACCCGAACCAGAGCCTCGTCGATCATCGCAATATGCTTGGACTCCTCAAGCAGGTACCGCATCGCGTGAGGAGACGTCACCGTCACCTCAGCAGGAACCCCAACCTGCGCCTGGGAACAGGCGCTATGGCACGCGTACTTGTCGTATCTGCTTCGATGCTGAAGAGCCCAAGTTTCCTGATCAGTCGACCACTTTTGGCATTCAAACAGGATCATCTCGACCTACATACGTCTCTGACGACCCGGAATTGGGAAGGTTGTTATCACCATGCAAGTGTAAGGGATCGCAGAAATATGTCCACGAAGGGTGCCTCAACGCATGGAGACTTGCAAACCCTATGGAAGCAAGGAACTATTGGCAGTGTCCAACCTGCAAGTTCACTTATCGCATTTCACGACTACACTGGGGCTCTGTTTTGAGCAGCAAGTGGGCACAGGTCGGCTTAACCCTGTGTTGTTGTATACTGAGCATCTTCATGCTTGGCTTCATTGCAGACCCTCTCTTCGATCTATGGTCTGACCCGATTGGAACCCTCGGCGAGACTGTCACAAGCGTGGTTACAGATATCGAAGCCCTGAGGCGACCTCCACCACCAGAGCCCACGTCGTGGATCGAGCACTTCACCAAGGGATTCTTCTCCCTGGGAATTGTCGGATTGTTCAAGACGATGTTCACTGTCAACCCGTTtcattggtggcagctgcgAAACAGCGGGGTGGCTGGTGGTGGCAGGAGAGGAGGCACTGGTCGAAACCGTGTCGAGAACATCAGCCTGATCTTTGTTCTCATCGGCGCATTCACATTTCTTATGGGCATTTGGAAATTTGTTCAGAAGCTGAGCGCTCGTATCCTCAAGAACGTGAGCGACAGGGTTGTCGATATCggggaagacgatgatgacgaagatgaga GCGTTGTCGGACTTCTTTATCTACTCCTCGGGTCGAAATCCGGCTCGCCTTACCGCGAGCACGTACCCTCAGGAAACCCTCCAGTTGTTGTGGTCACGGTCTCCGATTATTCAGAGTACAGTACCTCTTATCTGGAATCTATTCGAAACAACCGCGAGCAGTATGCCAAAAGACACG GATATGAAGCCATGGTTGTGAAAGTTAGCGACTACGATACGGGCGAATCTCCCAAGTCTTGGGCCAAGATCATGGCAATGCGCCATGCGCTCTCGAAATACCCTGATGCCACATATGTGTGGTTCCTCGATCAAAACGCCTACATCATGGAGCTGGACAAGACATTGGAGGAGCAAGTGATGGAGCCAGCAACACTGGAGAGTCTCATGATCAGGGATTGGTCTGTTGTGCCTCCGGACAGCATCATCAAAACGTTTTCCCATCTGAAAGGTCAAGACGTGAACCTCGTCATCAGCCAGGATGAAGTTGGACTAGTCACTAATAGTTATGTCCTCAAGAATGGCGATTGGGCAAAGTTCTTTATCGAAACATGGATGGACCCTCTCTACCGAAGCTACAACTTTGAAAAGGCTGAGCGTCATGCCCTT GAACACATCGTTCAGTGGCACCCAACCATCCTCTCGAAGCTCACCCTCGTCCCCCAACGCACAATTGCCTCGTACGGCCGTAACAAGGAGGGCAATGCCTACAGGGACGGGGACTTTGTGACGCTCATGGTTGATTGTACCGTCACAGGCCAGGCATCATGCGATAAGATGTCGCATGTTTACCAGCAACAGTTGAGGAAAAAATTTGGTAATGAGGTTGCGTAG